AAACTTCCAGAACCAACTACATTAGAGACACTTGATCCTTCTACCATCCCTTCAAAAGCACTTGTAACTACTGCAACTTTTGCAGGTCCTCCAGCTGCCCATCCTGCAAGAGCATTTCCAAGATCAATAAATAGTTTTCCTACCCCTGTTTTTTCAATGAAAGCAGCAAAAAGTAAAAACATAAATAGAAATGTTGAAGAAACTCCAACAGGAATACCAAAAATCCCTTCAGTTGTAAAAAATAGGTGATTAACAAGTTGCTTAACTGTAACATTTCTATGAGCAATAAGATTTGGCATCGATTCACCAAAAAAAGCATAGAGGATAAAAATTACTGCAATTATAACCATTGGTAAACCAATAATTCTTCTAGCAGCTTCTAAAACAAGTAGTATAGCAATCCCTCCAATTATCAAATCACTAGTATATGTTATACCAGCTCTCATTACAAGATCTTTATAAAAAATTACAATATAAAACATACAAAAAAAAGCTAAAACTGCTAATATTATATCACTTGTGGAAATTCTATCTCTTCTTGATTTTTTAGAAAATGGGTAAAGCAAATAAACCAAAAGTAATATAAACGCAAGATGGACAGCTCTAGTCTGGTGGGCATCTATTCTAAAAACATTAAAAATATTTAATATTTGAAATAAGCTTAAAAGAATGCATATAATAAATATTATTTTCCCTTGTAATCCAGCCAAATTTCTATGTACAGATTCTCTATCAACTTTTTCAAGAACTCTTTGAATTTCTTCATTATTTAAACTATTTAAATCTCCCATTCTCCCACCTACCCTGCAATTTATAATAAATTCTCTATTTACCCTTAAAATACTTTTCTGCTCCTGGGTGTAAAGGAATTGATATACCAAAAAGAGCATTTTCCTTTTTTATAAATTTACCCATTTGATGAGCTGCTTCCAGTTTTTGTAAATTTTCAAAAATTGCTTTTACAATAGAAAAAACAAGATCATCTTTCATATCATCTCTTACTACAAGCATTGCTAATACAGCTAAAGTTTGAATATCAGAAGTAATTTTAGGATAAGTATCTTTTGGTATTATTGATTTAATATAAAATGGATATTTAGAAGTCAAATCTTTAACTATATTATCTGGTATAGGTATTAGCATTATATCTCTTTGAGAAGCTATATCTCTAACAGCAGCAGTTGGAAGTCCAGCTGTCAAAAAAGCCACATCAATTGTACCATCTCTTAATCCATTTGCTGCATCAGCAAATGATAAATATTGTACAGAGATATCTTTATATGTAATGCCTGCTGACAACAAAATCTGCCTTGCATTTACTTCAACACCACTACCAGCTGCACCAACTGCAACCTTCTTACCTTTTAAATCGTATATTGTTTTAATACCTTTATTTGTTAAAGTAACAATTTGAATAGTTTCAGGATATAAAGAACATAAAGCTTTCATTCCTGTAAATTTTTTATCCTGAAACAACTCTATTCCATTATAGGCATAATATGCAACATCATTCTGAACAAATGCCATTTGAACAGAATTTTCTTTTAACATATTAATATTTGCAACTGAACCACCTGTAGAAACAGCTGTTGCATTAACATTTGGAACTTTTGTATTTAAAATTTCAGCAATTGCACCACCCAAAGGATAATATGTCCCAGCTGTTCCACCTGTACCTATATTTAAAAATACTTTTTCTTGAGCAACTGAAATTAATGTAAATAATAAAACTAAAAAGATTAAAATTATGGATTTTATTTTCATAAAAACCTCCCTATAAAAATGTTATAAAATCTTCTACTTAATATTATAAAATAATTTTAAATTTTTTCAAAAAATATTATTTTTTTTTAAAAATAAAATTTTTTTATTAACAATATTGAATAATAGAAAAATAGTTTAAATATTATTTAAAATAGTTCTAAATTAATTAATTGCTACTTATTTTTATTGCTTTATATTATTTTTTTTAAAGGAGTATGTATGTTAATGAATACAATAAAAGGAAAAATCATGGTTTCATTTCTTTTTCTTTCTATATTCATTCTATTTATACTTTCTTTACTAATAATTTCATTTACAAGGAGAAATATAGAACCATATATAAATGAACTTGGTGTAGAAATAACTAAAAAAGGAGCAACTGCTATAGAAAATCTAATCTCAGGATTAATTTCTGAAATAAAAGTTATAACAACTTTGGAAGATGTTAAAAATGGAAATATCATAAAAGATGGTGTAACTTTAGATTTTTTTTCTGGATCTATATCACTAGTTAATAAAACATTAGATAATATTAAAAATAATCTCAATCCCCTCTTTGAAATTCTTTTTTATACTGATGAAAATGGAAATTTTATTACAACAACTGGTTCAATGGGAAGTGAAAAAGAAAGAGAGTTTTTTACTGAAATAATGATCAATAATAAAGAATACTTTGTAAGTGATCCACTTATTTCTAAATCAACAGGAAAAGAGGTTTTTATTATATCTCATAAAGTTGTTGATAATCAAAATAAGACTAATGGAATAATAAGTGTAAATGTCACACTTGAAAAATTTACTGAAATAGTAAATAGTATTAAAATGGGAAAATCTGGTTATGGATGGGCTATTAGTTCTGATGGAACTATATTTGCTCATAAAAATAAGAATTTTATAATGCAAAAAAATATAATAGATCTTGAAAAAGAAGGATATAAAGGATACAAAAAATTCTATGAAATCATTTCTAAAAATGATTCAGGTCTTTTCAAAATTGTTAGGCCTGATAAAGTTTCAGAAATATTGATATTTAAAAAAATTGCTTACACTAAAGGTTGGGTTATTGGAATTTCAATAGAAGAAAGAGAACTCAAAGCACCTTTATATAATCTAATTAAAATAATTGTTTTAATGCTCTTTTTTTCTATTTTTTTTATCTTTATAATTTCATCTATACTCGGTAATTTTATAACAAAAAATATTATCAAAATAGATAAGTTCTTTATTAAATTGTCAAAAGGTGAAGGGGATCTTACGAATAAAATAAAAATAAAAACAAATGATGAAATTGGTTCACTTGCATCAAATTTTAATCTATTTATTGATAAATTAAGAAATATCGTTTCTCTTATAAAAGACTCTCTTAATAAATTAAAATTAACAGGAGAAGTATTAGCAGCAAATATGATTGAAACATCTACTGCAATTCATGAAATAAGTTTAAATACTTCAAATATTAAAAATATTGCTGACAATCAAAAAGAAGTATTCGATAATTCATCTGAACTTATATTAAAAATGGTAAAAAATATCGAAGAATTAAATACTCTAATAGAAAATCAATCAATTGCTCTTGAAAAGTCGTCCTCTTCGATAGAACAAATGGTTAGAAATATTGAATCAACAACAAATATATTAGAAAAAAATTCCATATCAGTTTCAAACTTACTAAAAGCTTCGGAGGATGGTAAAAAAGGAATGGATAATCTAAACAATGTAACAAATGAAATAATAAAAAGTTCAGAAGGATTATTTGATGCTTCCGATTCAATACAAAAAATTGCTGACCAAATAAACCTTCTTGCTATGAATGCATCTATAGAAGCAGCTCATGCAGGAGAAGCCGGTAGAGGTTTCTCAGTTGTTGCCGATGAAGTTAGTAAACTTGCAGAAAGTTCTCTACAGCAAGGAAAAGACATATCTCAAAAACTAGTAAATATAAAAAATATGATAGACAAGATATCTATTTCAGTTAGAGAAGCTATAACTCTATTCGATAAAGTGTTTGAACTATCAAAAATAGTTGCGCAGCAAGAAGATATTATAAAAAGTGCTATGGTCGAACAAAATATTGGCTCATCACAAATTTTACAAGCCATTAAAGAAATAAGTAATATAACTTCAAAAATTAAAAATTTCTCCTCCTCAATGGTTGATTTAAATAATTCTATTAAAGAAAATACTGAAAAGCTAACCAAAATTACAGAAGAGGTTGATTCATCAATAAATGAAATGAATATTGGTCTTGATTCAGTCAATAAATCAATAACAAATATTGAAAAAATATGTGTTGAAAATAAACAAAATATTGAAAAGGTTGAAGAAAATGTTAAAAAATTCAAGACTGAATAATATTTAAAATCAAAATAAATCAATTATTTTTATTTTTTTGACTTGATATTTAAAAAAATTAAATTATATTCTTTTTAATGGCTTATTAAATAAATAATTTAAATTAAAAATATTTTTTCTACAATAATCTTTTCTAAAAAGTATAAGGAGAAAAAATGAGCAAAAAATATAATTATACTTATGATAATCTTGTTCAAATGGTTTATCTTACAAGTAGAAATTTTCAAGACAGAATTTCGCATAAATTCAGATCTAAAAACTCTGATAATGAATTTATAACAAAAACATATAAAGAATACTTTTATGATATATGTTGTCTTGCATATGCATTTAACAATGAAGGTATCAAAAAAGAGGATCATGTAGCTTTTTATTCAAACAATAGATATGAGTGGACATTAACTGATTTTGCTCTACTTATGATTGGTGCAGTTTCTGTTCCTAGAGGATCAGATACAACTCCAATTGAACTTAACTTTATTACAAATCATTCAGATTCTACATTTATAATTTTTGAAAACATTAAAATATTTTTAGAGTCATTTAAAATTTTTGATAATGATCTTAAAAAAAAGCTAAAAAAGATATTTATAATTGATAAGCCATTTGATATAAAATCGTATATAAATAACTTAGAAGATCCGCTTTATGAAGAAATTTACAATCAAAATGAAAATAATGTCATATATTATGATGATCTTTTCCTTAAAGGAAAAAAATTATTTGATGAAGAAATGGATCAAATAAGAAATAATAAAAAAGAAAAACAAGAATTCATAAAACTTATAGAATCTATTAATAAAGAAGATCTTGCTACAATTATTTATACTTCAGGAACAACTGGAAATCCCAAAGGAGTAATGCTAACTCATAAAAATTTTTTACATAATGTTAAAAATATTACTCCAAGAATGGAATTGGATGAAGAAAATGGAGAAGTTACTGTTTCTATATTACCTACTTGGCATGTTTATGAAAGAACTTATGAATATGTTGCTTTATCTGCAGGTACAACTTTTGTTTATTCAAATATT
The DNA window shown above is from Spirochaetota bacterium and carries:
- a CDS encoding TAXI family TRAP transporter solute-binding subunit codes for the protein MKIKSIILIFLVLLFTLISVAQEKVFLNIGTGGTAGTYYPLGGAIAEILNTKVPNVNATAVSTGGSVANINMLKENSVQMAFVQNDVAYYAYNGIELFQDKKFTGMKALCSLYPETIQIVTLTNKGIKTIYDLKGKKVAVGAAGSGVEVNARQILLSAGITYKDISVQYLSFADAANGLRDGTIDVAFLTAGLPTAAVRDIASQRDIMLIPIPDNIVKDLTSKYPFYIKSIIPKDTYPKITSDIQTLAVLAMLVVRDDMKDDLVFSIVKAIFENLQKLEAAHQMGKFIKKENALFGISIPLHPGAEKYFKGK
- a CDS encoding methyl-accepting chemotaxis protein, whose protein sequence is MLMNTIKGKIMVSFLFLSIFILFILSLLIISFTRRNIEPYINELGVEITKKGATAIENLISGLISEIKVITTLEDVKNGNIIKDGVTLDFFSGSISLVNKTLDNIKNNLNPLFEILFYTDENGNFITTTGSMGSEKEREFFTEIMINNKEYFVSDPLISKSTGKEVFIISHKVVDNQNKTNGIISVNVTLEKFTEIVNSIKMGKSGYGWAISSDGTIFAHKNKNFIMQKNIIDLEKEGYKGYKKFYEIISKNDSGLFKIVRPDKVSEILIFKKIAYTKGWVIGISIEERELKAPLYNLIKIIVLMLFFSIFFIFIISSILGNFITKNIIKIDKFFIKLSKGEGDLTNKIKIKTNDEIGSLASNFNLFIDKLRNIVSLIKDSLNKLKLTGEVLAANMIETSTAIHEISLNTSNIKNIADNQKEVFDNSSELILKMVKNIEELNTLIENQSIALEKSSSSIEQMVRNIESTTNILEKNSISVSNLLKASEDGKKGMDNLNNVTNEIIKSSEGLFDASDSIQKIADQINLLAMNASIEAAHAGEAGRGFSVVADEVSKLAESSLQQGKDISQKLVNIKNMIDKISISVREAITLFDKVFELSKIVAQQEDIIKSAMVEQNIGSSQILQAIKEISNITSKIKNFSSSMVDLNNSIKENTEKLTKITEEVDSSINEMNIGLDSVNKSITNIEKICVENKQNIEKVEENVKKFKTE